DNA from Candidatus Rokuibacteriota bacterium:
TGTCCGCACGCTCCCGACGGGCACGCCCGCGGGCGGCGACAGGCGCTGGAATCCATCGGCATCAGTGGCTCTCTCCCGTATACTACACTTGCGTCTTCGAGGAGCCACCCCTTCTCGCCGAGGAGCCCGACACTGAGCTTGAGGCTCGCGATCCTGACCGCGCTCGCCATCGCGCTGTGGCCGGCCAACCCGGCCCTCGCCCTCCCTCCCGGCTGCGAGAGCGAGACAGGTCTCGCCGCCCGCCAGGACGTCGTGTTCTGCGAGCCGTGGGAGGAGTCGGGCTGGTGGACGCGCGGCTACGTGGGAAACCCGCGGCTCCTCGACCCCGCTCCGGCCACGGCCGGCAACGTCCAGCGGACCGCCCTCGAGACCGAGGGGTGCATCTCGGGCAAGTGCCTCCGGGTGAACATGCTCAAGGGGCAGACCGGGGCGCTGAGCTTGCACTGGCCGCTCAAGAACGCCGGCCTCGCGCCCGAGCAGCTCTCCATGCGCTACTACATCAAGCTCGGTTCCACCTGGGAGCCGAACATGTGCGACGACAAGGGGGCGATCGTCGGTCACGGAGGGAAGTTCCCCGGCCCCGCCGACACCAGGGTCAATGGCGATCCAGCAGCCCCGGGCGGCCAGTGTGGGAACGGGGGGGAGCGGGGCGACGGCATCAACTGCTGGTCCCATCGGGCGGAGTTCCGCGCCTGTGGCCGGCACGGCGGCTTTACCAAGGGCGTCTGCTCGACGAAGCCGGGAGCCGTGATGCGGTTCGGCGGCTACATCTACTACTACGGCCAGGACGGGGGCACCGGCAGCGCCGCCCCGTGGGACTCGGACTACTGGGGCCAGTTCGACACGGGCGGAGGCACCTGCGAGAGGAATCCGCGGAACCTCTTCTGCAGCGCGCCGCGAGCCAGGCGCGGGGTGAACAGCAACGAGCGGACGGGCCTGGCGATGAACGCCGGGGTGTTCGTGCGGGAGGTCTGGTACGCCGTCGAGACCTTCGTGAAGATGAACACTCCGGGCGTCGCGGACGGGATCATCCGCGGGTGGGTGGATGGGCAGCTCGCCTACGAGAAGACCAACATGGTCTTCCGGATCCCCGGCCATCAGAACCTGCACGTCCGCACCGCCTGGCTGGACGTCTACAAGGGAGGCACCCAGGGCAATTGCCGCGACATGCACATCTGGCTGGATCAGATGGTGCTGGCCACGGACGGGCCCATCGGACCGATGCCCGGAGCCAGATGAAGATCCTCTTCGTCTGCCACCGGCTGCCATTCCCGCCGAGCCGCGGCGGCAAGATCCGGCCCTTCAACATCATCCGCCACCTGAGCCGCCGGCACGAGGTCACGGTCGCCTCGCTGGCCCGCTCGGCCGAGGAAGCCCGGGCCGGGCGTGGGCTCGAGCAGCACTGCGCGCGCCTCCTCGTGGAGACCGTGTCGGTCCCTGCCGCGCTGGCACGGATGCTGGCCCGCCTTCCGACGCCAGCCCCCTCGTCCATGGGCTACTTCCACTCACCCTCCCTGTCCCGCCGGATCCGCCAGGCCGTGCCGGACACCCGTTTCGACCTCGTCTTCGTGCATTGCGCCTTCGTGGCGCCCTACGTGGCCGATCTCCACGGCATGCCGAAGATCCTGGACTTCGGCGACATGGACTCCCAGAAGTGGCTGACCTACGCGCGGGTGCGCCGCTTCCCGCTGTCTCTGGGGTACCGGCTCGAGGGGCTCAAGCTCCAGGCCGCCGAGCGCCGGCTGGCGGCACAGTTCGACCTCTGCACGTGCACCACGCAGGCGGAGCTCGACACGCTCAAGGGCTACGGGATCGCCGCGGCGACGGGCTGGTTCCCCAACGGCGTGGACACCGAGTACTTCCAGCCGACCACCGCGCCCTATGACCCCGACCGCATCAGCTTCATCGGGCGCATGGACTACTATCCGAACCAGGAGTGCATGGTCGACTTCTGCCGGACGACGTGGCCGCTCATCCGCGCCCGGCGCCCGGCGACGACGCTCTGCATCGTGGGTGCTGCCCCGTCCCGCGAGATCCTCGGCCTGGGCCGCCTCCCCGGAGTCACGGTGACGGGCTCGGTGCCCGACGTACGCCCCTTCGCCCACGCCTCGGCGGCCACGGTGGCGCCGCTCAGGATCGCCCGGGGCACCCAGAACAAGATCCTCGAGGCCATGGCCATGGGGATTCCGACCGTCACCAGCCCGGTGGCCGCCCGCGGCGTCGATGCCGAGCCGGGCCGCCATCTCGTCACGGCCTCCACGCCCGAGGAGTACGCGGCGGCGTTGCTCCGCCTCATGGCGCAGCCAGCCGAGCGCCTGGCGCTCGGCGCCGCGGCGCGCGCCCGCGTCCTCTCGCATCACGGCTGGGCCCGTTCCATGGAGATGCTCGACGGGCTCCTGGCCGGGCTCCCGAGCGCGCCGGACCGCGTGGAGACGGCGCCCGCCAGCGCGCGTCTGAAGTCGCGACGGAGAGCGAGCACATGAACATCAGCATCTTCGGGCTCGGCTACGTCGGCGCCGTCTCGCTGGCCTGCCTCGCGCGGGACGGCCACAAGGTGATCGGCGTGGACATCGACGGCTCCAAGCTCGACCTGATCCGCCGGGGCCAGACGCCCATCGTGGAGGAGGGCATGCAGCGGCTCATGCGGGAGGTCGTGGCCAGCGGCCGGGTCCACGTCACCGACGATGCCGCCTTCGCCGTGCACAACTCCGATCTCTCCTTCGTCTGCGTGGGCACGCCCGCGCGCCGCAACGGCAGCCAGGATCTCAGGGCGCTCGAGCGGCTCGCGGCGCAGCTCGGCGCGGCCCTGCGCTCGAAGCCGGCATACCACGTGATCGTCATCCGGTCCACGGTCGTCCCCGGCACCGTGGAGGAGAAGATCGCGCCCTTGATCGAGCAGCACGCCGGCAAGCGGGCGGGCACGGGCTTCGGCCTCTGCTTCCAGCCCGAGTTCCTGCGCGAGGGCTCGTCGATCCGCGACTACGACGCGCCCCCCTTCACCGTGGTCGGCGCGGCCTCCGACCGCGACGTCGCGGCGGTGCGCGAGGTATTCGGACACCTGCCCTGCGAGTTCAAGACGTGCGGGATCCGCACCGCGGAGATGCTCAAGTACGCGTGCAACGCCTTCCACGCGCTGAAGATCACCTTCGCCAACGAGGTCGGCCGCGTCTGCCAGGCCCTCGGCGTCGACTCGCACGCGCTCATGGACCTGGTCTGCTCCGACACGCGGCTCAACATTTCCCGCGCCTATCTCCGCCCCGGCTTTGCCTATGGCGGCTCCTGCCTGCCGAAGGATCTCGCGGCGCTGCGCCATCTGGCCGGCCAGCACGACGTCACGATTCCCATGCTCTCTGCCGTGCCCCAGAGCAACGAGGCGCATCTCGACCACGCCATCGCCACGGTGCTCGCCACGGGCAAGAAGTCCATCGGCATGATCGGGCTCTCCTTCAAGAGCGGCACCGACGATCTTCGCGAGAGCCCGCTGGTGGTCATGGCCGAGCACTTCATCGGCAAGGGCCTGAAACTGCGGATCTACGACCCGGACGTCAACCTCTCGCGGCTCACCGGCGCCAACCAGCGCTACATCGAGGAGAGCATCCCGCACCTGGGCTCCCTCATGTCGGACGACCTCGCCGGCCTCGTGGATGAGGCCCAGGTGCTGGTCGTGGGGCTGTGCACGGACGCGGTGCTGGCCGCGCTGCGTGAGCGTCGTCGGCCCGATCACTTCCTCCTCGACCTCGTCGACCTGCCGGACCGCCACACGCTGCCCGGCGCGTACCGCGGCGTCTGCTGGTAGCCTCCGGACCGCGGATGGGCTTCTCGGACCTGCGCCTCGTGCTCGTCGGCCCGCTCCCTCCGCCGTCCGGGGGCATGGCCAACCAGACCGAGCAGCTCGCTCGCCTCCTCCAGGAGGAGGGGTCGCACGTGAGGCTGGTCGCGACCAATGCCCCGTACCGCCCGGCGTGGATCGGCCGGCTCCGCGGAGTCCGCGCGCTGTGGCGTCTCGGCGCCTATCGGCGGGCGCTCCGGCGGGCCCTCCCGGGAGCCGGGCTCGTCCACGTCATGGCGAACTCGGGCTGGGCGTGGCATCTCCGCGCCGCGCCGGCGATCCGGGCGGCCCGCCGCGCCGGCGTGCCGGTGGTCGTCAACTACCGCGGGGGGGAGGCCGAGGTCTTCTTCGCCCGATCCTTCCGGTGGGTCGAGCCG
Protein-coding regions in this window:
- a CDS encoding TIGR03087 family PEP-CTERM/XrtA system glycosyltransferase, whose amino-acid sequence is MKILFVCHRLPFPPSRGGKIRPFNIIRHLSRRHEVTVASLARSAEEARAGRGLEQHCARLLVETVSVPAALARMLARLPTPAPSSMGYFHSPSLSRRIRQAVPDTRFDLVFVHCAFVAPYVADLHGMPKILDFGDMDSQKWLTYARVRRFPLSLGYRLEGLKLQAAERRLAAQFDLCTCTTQAELDTLKGYGIAAATGWFPNGVDTEYFQPTTAPYDPDRISFIGRMDYYPNQECMVDFCRTTWPLIRARRPATTLCIVGAAPSREILGLGRLPGVTVTGSVPDVRPFAHASAATVAPLRIARGTQNKILEAMAMGIPTVTSPVAARGVDAEPGRHLVTASTPEEYAAALLRLMAQPAERLALGAAARARVLSHHGWARSMEMLDGLLAGLPSAPDRVETAPASARLKSRRRAST
- a CDS encoding UDP-glucose/GDP-mannose dehydrogenase family protein, which encodes MNISIFGLGYVGAVSLACLARDGHKVIGVDIDGSKLDLIRRGQTPIVEEGMQRLMREVVASGRVHVTDDAAFAVHNSDLSFVCVGTPARRNGSQDLRALERLAAQLGAALRSKPAYHVIVIRSTVVPGTVEEKIAPLIEQHAGKRAGTGFGLCFQPEFLREGSSIRDYDAPPFTVVGAASDRDVAAVREVFGHLPCEFKTCGIRTAEMLKYACNAFHALKITFANEVGRVCQALGVDSHALMDLVCSDTRLNISRAYLRPGFAYGGSCLPKDLAALRHLAGQHDVTIPMLSAVPQSNEAHLDHAIATVLATGKKSIGMIGLSFKSGTDDLRESPLVVMAEHFIGKGLKLRIYDPDVNLSRLTGANQRYIEESIPHLGSLMSDDLAGLVDEAQVLVVGLCTDAVLAALRERRRPDHFLLDLVDLPDRHTLPGAYRGVCW